A region from the Microbacterium lacus genome encodes:
- a CDS encoding LacI family DNA-binding transcriptional regulator yields the protein MAKPATVEDVARVAGVSRQTVSNVLNAPDIVREETRERVQRAISELAYRPHAAARRLRTRRSSTIGIHLDPYLGGISGVILDRFVHALTERASERGMRVLIYSARTAEEEIERLADLIDGAEIDAVVVTGTFFGDPRTGWLLERNVPFVSFGRPWGGEDVFDSAHTWVDVDGAAGTRAATRYALSTNGPRVGFFGWPHGSGTGDDRERGWREAMTDAGAAGPRFESVDGLAAAREVMAAAFADPSVLPGLDALICVSDAHAVGAHLAAADAGRRDLPVIGFDNTPVAEALGISSIEQSPELVASAVLDLLMGPSGHSVTAPAAAPEHVLVEPRLIVR from the coding sequence ATGGCCAAGCCCGCGACGGTCGAAGACGTCGCACGTGTCGCCGGCGTCTCTCGACAGACGGTCTCGAACGTCCTGAACGCTCCGGACATCGTGCGCGAAGAGACCCGGGAGCGCGTGCAGCGCGCGATCTCCGAACTGGCCTACCGCCCGCACGCGGCGGCGCGGCGTCTGCGCACCCGGCGCAGCTCGACGATCGGCATCCATCTCGACCCCTACCTCGGCGGCATCTCCGGGGTGATCCTCGACCGTTTCGTGCACGCCCTCACCGAGCGCGCGAGCGAACGCGGCATGCGGGTGCTCATCTACAGCGCACGCACGGCCGAGGAGGAGATCGAGCGCCTCGCCGACCTGATCGACGGCGCCGAGATCGACGCGGTCGTCGTCACCGGCACGTTCTTCGGCGATCCGCGCACCGGCTGGCTCCTCGAGCGCAACGTGCCGTTCGTCTCGTTCGGACGCCCGTGGGGTGGGGAGGACGTCTTCGATTCGGCGCACACCTGGGTGGACGTCGACGGTGCGGCAGGGACGCGGGCGGCGACGCGGTACGCCCTGTCCACGAACGGTCCGCGCGTCGGCTTCTTCGGCTGGCCGCACGGCAGCGGAACCGGCGACGACCGCGAACGCGGGTGGCGCGAGGCGATGACGGATGCCGGGGCCGCCGGCCCCCGGTTCGAATCGGTCGACGGCCTCGCGGCGGCGCGCGAAGTCATGGCCGCGGCGTTCGCGGATCCCTCGGTGCTGCCGGGTCTGGACGCCCTGATCTGCGTGAGCGACGCGCACGCCGTGGGCGCCCACCTCGCCGCCGCCGACGCCGGCCGCCGCGACCTGCCGGTGATCGGCTTCGACAACACCCCCGTCGCGGAGGCGCTCGGCATCTCGAGCATCGAGCAGTCGCCCGAACTCGTCGCCTCCGCCGTGCTCGATCTGCTCATGGGACCGTCGGGGCACTCGGTGACAGCGCCGGCGGCGGCTCCCGAGCACGTGCTCGTCGAGCCGCGGCTGATCGTGCGCTGA
- a CDS encoding sugar ABC transporter substrate-binding protein: MTRKTRAIAGAGALTVAGALILSGCGGSGFDDSSGDTQGGLTSSDDALDILIGSSGEAETKAVEDAVAAWSADSGVEAKVSVANDLAQQLSQGFAAGSPPDLFYLSTDAIAGYAGNGSLVAYGDELANKDDFYPSLVENFTVDGDFYCAPKDFSTLALIINTDLWEAAGLTEADVPTTWDELAAVSKTLTTDGRVGLAFGAEYQRVGTFMAQAGGGMVVDGQAAANSPENVEALEYVKSHLEDGTFAYAADVGAGWGGEAFGKQLAAMVIEGNWIGGAMSADYPDVNYLVAELPAGPAGQGTLQFTNCWGMAADSPNQQAALDLVEYLTSTEQQLAFSEAFGPMPSITSAADAWTQANPDLAAFLTGADYAQFPPNQEGASDVVSDFNAQLESLKTGDPQQILDSVQANLEAVVG, encoded by the coding sequence ATGACAAGGAAGACTCGCGCGATCGCGGGCGCCGGTGCGCTCACCGTCGCCGGTGCGCTCATCCTCAGCGGATGCGGCGGCTCAGGCTTCGACGACTCGAGCGGCGACACGCAGGGAGGCCTGACCTCTTCGGACGACGCGCTCGACATCCTGATCGGATCGAGCGGCGAGGCCGAGACGAAGGCCGTGGAGGACGCCGTCGCGGCGTGGTCGGCGGATTCCGGCGTCGAGGCGAAGGTATCGGTCGCGAACGACCTCGCCCAGCAGCTGTCGCAGGGCTTCGCCGCCGGCTCGCCGCCGGACCTCTTCTACCTGTCCACGGACGCGATCGCCGGGTACGCCGGCAACGGCTCCCTCGTGGCCTACGGCGACGAGCTCGCCAACAAGGACGACTTCTACCCGTCGCTCGTGGAGAACTTCACCGTCGACGGCGACTTCTACTGCGCACCGAAGGACTTCTCCACCCTCGCGCTCATCATCAACACCGACCTGTGGGAGGCGGCAGGTCTCACCGAGGCGGACGTCCCTACCACGTGGGACGAGCTGGCCGCGGTCAGCAAGACCCTCACCACCGACGGTCGCGTGGGTCTCGCGTTCGGCGCCGAGTACCAGCGTGTCGGAACGTTCATGGCGCAGGCCGGTGGCGGCATGGTCGTCGACGGCCAGGCGGCGGCGAACAGCCCCGAGAACGTCGAGGCTCTGGAGTACGTCAAGTCCCACCTCGAGGACGGCACGTTCGCTTACGCCGCGGACGTGGGCGCCGGCTGGGGCGGCGAGGCGTTCGGCAAGCAGCTGGCCGCCATGGTGATCGAGGGCAACTGGATCGGCGGCGCGATGAGCGCGGACTACCCGGATGTCAACTACCTCGTGGCAGAGCTCCCGGCCGGTCCCGCGGGCCAGGGCACGCTGCAGTTCACCAACTGCTGGGGAATGGCCGCGGACAGCCCCAACCAGCAGGCCGCGCTCGATCTCGTCGAGTACCTGACCTCGACCGAACAGCAGCTCGCCTTCTCCGAGGCGTTCGGACCGATGCCGTCGATCACCTCCGCCGCCGACGCGTGGACGCAGGCCAACCCCGATCTGGCCGCGTTCCTCACCGGCGCCGACTACGCGCAGTTCCCGCCGAACCAGGAGGGTGCCTCCGACGTCGTCTCCGACTTCAACGCCCAGCTGGAGTCGCTGAAGACGGGTGACCCGCAGCAGATCCTCGATTCGGTCCAGGCCAACCTCGAGGCCGTGGTCGGCTGA
- a CDS encoding sugar ABC transporter permease, with protein sequence MTLQVRTPRRGASSGIRRGEGVAGWIFTAPVILILGVFLFIPVLMALWVSFSDWSGRGSPLSPSVGFVGLDNYAAVTTGGGLAERNFGIALRNNAWYVLLVVPLQTALALFLAVLVSRAILRGRGFFRTAFYFPSVTSSVAITVLWLFLFSTTGVINEVLSWVGIAGPNWFNEPEGIIHAALASVGITSGPEALTSSGFLGISWWEWLAGPSFAMSAFILMAIFTTSGTMMLLFIAALQNVGAELGEAAMMDGANGWQRFWRITLPQLRPTLFTVLTLGLIGCWQVFDQIYTGTQGGPGKTTLTPAFLSYQSAFNGQEWGQGSAIAFILFVIIIVFTIFQRWVLRERPVSKRRARQYQVKGQQP encoded by the coding sequence ATGACCCTCCAGGTCCGCACCCCTCGTCGCGGCGCATCCTCCGGGATCCGCCGCGGCGAGGGGGTCGCCGGATGGATCTTCACGGCCCCCGTGATCCTCATCCTCGGCGTGTTCCTCTTCATCCCGGTGCTCATGGCGCTGTGGGTGAGCTTCTCCGACTGGTCCGGACGTGGGAGCCCCCTCTCCCCCTCGGTCGGCTTCGTCGGCCTCGACAACTACGCGGCCGTCACGACCGGCGGGGGCCTCGCCGAGCGCAACTTCGGCATCGCGCTGCGCAACAACGCCTGGTACGTGCTGCTGGTCGTGCCCCTGCAGACCGCGCTCGCCCTCTTCCTCGCGGTACTGGTGAGCCGCGCGATCCTCCGCGGGCGCGGGTTCTTCCGCACCGCCTTCTACTTCCCGTCGGTGACGAGTTCGGTGGCGATCACGGTGCTGTGGCTGTTCCTCTTCTCGACGACGGGTGTGATCAACGAGGTGCTGTCCTGGGTCGGCATCGCCGGACCGAACTGGTTCAACGAACCCGAGGGCATCATCCACGCCGCCCTCGCCTCGGTCGGCATCACGTCCGGACCGGAGGCGCTCACCTCGAGCGGCTTCCTCGGGATCTCCTGGTGGGAGTGGCTCGCGGGTCCCTCCTTCGCGATGAGCGCGTTCATCCTGATGGCGATCTTCACCACGAGCGGCACGATGATGCTCCTGTTCATCGCGGCGTTGCAGAACGTCGGCGCCGAGCTCGGCGAAGCGGCGATGATGGACGGCGCGAACGGCTGGCAGCGGTTCTGGCGGATCACCCTGCCCCAGTTGCGCCCGACCCTGTTCACCGTTCTGACGCTGGGCCTGATCGGCTGCTGGCAGGTGTTCGACCAGATCTACACCGGCACGCAGGGCGGACCGGGCAAGACGACGCTCACTCCCGCGTTCCTCTCTTACCAGTCCGCCTTCAACGGGCAGGAGTGGGGTCAGGGGTCGGCGATCGCGTTCATCCTGTTCGTCATCATCATCGTGTTCACGATCTTCCAGCGCTGGGTGCTGCGCGAGCGGCCGGTCTCCAAGCGGCGAGCGCGGCAGTACCAGGTGAAGGGACAGCAGCCATGA
- a CDS encoding carbohydrate ABC transporter permease: MTTTAIGETVVQEVSPAAPTRRRRWTPGVRTAQVLLYLTLIVLALIYIYPFLVQVATSFKTDAEATANPIALIPSVFSFAAYELLFTRSDFPLWFMNSAIVTVFVTLGRVFFVSLAGYALARLTFRGRGVIFALVVAVMAVPGVVLLIPKFLVLNQIGIYDSYMGMILPLLVDAAGVFIMKNFFESIPVSIEEQARIDGAGTFRVFWSVVLPMARPALITIIILSFQGSWNELSHFIVSTQSPELTTLTKGVASLASGQLSQGNQFPLKLAAAAIMTIPVAVMFFIFQKRIMNTTEGALKG, translated from the coding sequence ATGACCACGACCGCGATCGGCGAGACCGTCGTACAGGAGGTCTCCCCCGCCGCGCCGACGCGCCGCAGGCGCTGGACGCCGGGGGTTCGCACCGCGCAGGTGCTGCTGTACCTCACCCTGATCGTCCTGGCGCTCATCTACATCTACCCGTTCCTGGTGCAGGTGGCGACGTCGTTCAAGACCGATGCCGAGGCGACGGCCAACCCGATCGCGCTCATCCCGTCGGTCTTCTCGTTCGCCGCGTACGAGCTGCTGTTCACCCGGAGCGACTTCCCGCTCTGGTTCATGAACTCCGCGATCGTGACGGTCTTCGTCACGCTCGGGCGCGTGTTCTTCGTGTCGCTCGCCGGGTATGCACTGGCACGTCTGACCTTCCGGGGCCGGGGCGTGATCTTCGCGCTCGTCGTCGCGGTGATGGCGGTGCCCGGCGTCGTGCTGCTGATCCCGAAATTCCTCGTACTGAATCAGATCGGCATCTACGACTCGTACATGGGCATGATCCTGCCGCTCCTGGTGGATGCGGCCGGGGTGTTCATCATGAAGAACTTCTTCGAGTCGATCCCCGTCTCGATCGAGGAGCAGGCCCGCATCGACGGCGCCGGGACGTTCCGCGTGTTCTGGTCCGTCGTCCTGCCGATGGCGCGCCCGGCGCTCATCACGATCATCATCCTGTCGTTCCAGGGGTCGTGGAACGAGCTCAGTCACTTCATCGTGTCCACGCAGTCGCCCGAGCTCACGACGCTCACGAAAGGCGTCGCGTCGCTCGCGTCCGGGCAGCTCAGCCAGGGCAACCAGTTCCCGCTGAAGCTCGCCGCCGCCGCCATCATGACGATCCCCGTCGCCGTGATGTTCTTCATCTTCCAGAAGCGCATCATGAACACCACAGAAGGAGCCCTCAAGGGATGA